A window of Stutzerimonas stutzeri genomic DNA:
GAACCCTACGGATGATGTGACCGTCGACTTGGCGTACTCCTATCTCTGGGAAGAAGACACTAAGATTCGCCGCGAAAGCCCGACTCGGGGTACCTACAACGCCACCTATGAAAACAGCGCCCATGGCTTCGGTGCTGCTCTGAGCTACCGCTTCTAACGTAGCAATAGACAAAAAAAGCCCCGGTTCTCCGGGGCTTTTTTCGTTCTAGCGCTTCAACGCCTTTTCCACCGCCGCGATCAGACGCGGATCATCCGGCTTCACCTTGCTGGAAAAATACTCGACGACGCGCCCTTCCCGATCGATCACATACTTGTAGAAATTCCAGCGCGGCGCCGCCCCGGCCTGTTCGGCCAGCTCGCGAAACAATGGCGTGGCGTTTCGCCCGCGCACCGGCTGAGTCTGGGTCATGCTGAAAGTCACGCCGTAGTTCACGTAACAGACCTCGGCCGTCTCGGCCTCGTCATCGGCCTCTTGGAAGAAGTCGTCCGAGGGCACGCCGAGCACCTCCAATCCGTCATCCTTGTAGCGTTGATAGAGCGCTTCGAGCCCCTTGAATTGCCCGGTGAATCCGCAATGACTGGCGGTGTTGACCACAACCAGGGCCTTGCCCTGGAACTGGCTGCACAGATCGACGGTTTCCTTGGAGCGCAGCTTGGGCAGCTCGTGCTGCAGCAGCGCCGGGCATTCGGCGGCAACTACCGAGGCGCTGGCGAAGACCAGCACCAGTGTCGCCAGTGGACGAGTGATATTCATGGCCAGATCTCCGGTCGCGGGCTCACCACGCTACTCCGCAGCTTTGCTCGCGACAATGCCCCCGCGTGCCTAAGCACGTCTGGTCAATCACTGCGCGGCCAAACTGCAATATGATGCGGCCAGTCGCTCCGCACCGAACGAGGCTGTATGTCCCTATTCCGACTGTTCCGTTACGCCATGGCACTACTTCTGTTGCCTGTAGGCGATGCGTTTGCAGCGCAGGTGCAGGTTGCAGTCGCCTCCAACTTCACCGCACCGATGCAGGAGATCGCCGCACGCTTCGAGCACGACACGGGCCATCAGGCGCGTCTCGCTTTCGGCGCCAGCGGCAAGTTCTACGCACAGATTCGCAACGGCGCGCCATTCGAGGTGCTGCTTTCGGCAGATGACACGACGCCGGGGCGCCTTGAGCAGGAAGGCGCAGCCGTGCCCGCTAGCCGCTTCACCTACGCCATCGGTCGCCTGGTGCTGTGGTCGCCCACCGCCGGATTGGTGGAGGACGGCCCTGAGTTGCTGCGCAAGGGCGATTTTCGCCACCTCGCCGTCGCCAATCCCAAGACCGCACCCTATGGCGCGGCCGCCCAGGCGACGCTGGCGCATCTTGGTCTCGCCGAAACCCTGCGTGGCCGACTGGTACAGGGCGAAAATATCGCCCAGACTCACCAGTTCGTAGCCAGCGGTAACGCCCAGTTGGGATTCATCGCGCTATCCCAGGTCGCGAAGAACGGCGAGATTGTCACTGGTTCGGGCTGGATCGTACCGGCCGACCTGCATCCACCGATCCGCCAGGAAGCCGTGCTGCTGACCAAGGGGAAGGACAACCCGGCGGCCAAGGCGCTGATGGAATACCTGGCGCAGCCCCCGATCCAGGAGCTGATCCGCTCGTTCGGCTACGGGTTGGAGTAGCAACATGCCGCTGGACAGCGTGGACCTTGCAGCGATCTGGCTGACCTTCAAACTGGCCAGCGTGACCACGCTGATCCTGTTGCTGCTCGGCACGCCCATCGCCTGGTGGCTGGCGCGCACCACTTCGCGAATGAAGGGACCGATCGGGGCCGTGGTCGCGTTGCCGCTGGTGCTTCCACCGACGGTGCTGGGCTTCTATCTGCTGGTTGCCATGGGGCCAAACGGCTTTATCGGCCAGTTCACCCAGAGCCTCGGCCTTGGCACGTTGCCATTCACCTTCGCCGGGCTGGTGGTCGGATCGGTGTTCTACTCCCTGCCATTTGTGGTGCAACCATTGCAGAACGCCTTCGAAGCCATTGGTGAACGCCCACTGGAAGCGGCTGCCACCCTGCGCGCCGGCCCCTTGGACACCTTCTTTAGCGTGGTCCTGCCGCTTGCCCGCCCCGGTTTCATTACCGCCAGCATCCTCGGTTTCGCCCATACCGTCGGCGAGTTCGGCGTTGTGCTGATGATCGGTGGGAATATTCCAGGTCAGACCCGCGTGGTTTCGGTTCAGATTTACGACCATGTCGAAGCCATGGAGTACGCCCAGGCCCACTGGCTGGCTGGCGGCATGCTGCTGTTCTCCTTCCTGGTGCTGCTGGTGCTTTATGGCAGCCGGTTAAAGCAAGGGTGGCGCGGATGAGCGACGCTGCAACCAACAGCGGAATCCAGGCACGTTTTCGCCTCGACTATGCCGACTTCAGTCTGGACGTCGATCTGCAGCTGCCTGGCCGCGGGGTGACCGCGCTGTTCGGCCATTCCGGCTCGGGCAAGACCACCCTGTTGCGCTGCGTGGCCGGGCTCGAGCGGGCCAGCGATGGGCAGCTGACCGTCAACGGCGAACGCTGGCAGAACAGTACGCAGAACGTTTTCGTGCCACCGCACCGTCGCTCCATTGGTTACGTATTTCAGGAGGCCAACCTATTCGCCCACCTATCGGTGCAGCGCAATCTTGAATTCGGCATGCGCCGCGTGGCGACGAGGGAGCGACGTGTTGTCCTGGATCAAGCGGTGGAGTTACTTGGAATCAACCACCTGCTTGAGCGTATGCCCGACCGACTGTCCGGCGGCGAACGCCAGCGCGTCGGCATCGCCCGTGCACTGCTGACCAGTCCGCGCCTGTTGCTGATGGACGAACCCCTGGCCGCGCTCGACCTCAAGCGCAAGAACGAGATCCTTCCGTATCTGGAACGACTGCACGACGAGCTGGATATCCCCGTGCTCTACGTCAGCCACTCGCCGGACGAAGTGGCGCGGCTGGCCGATCACGTCGTGCTGCTGGAGCAGGGTCGTGCCATCGCCCAGGGCGAACTGCGTGAGACGCTGGCGAGGCTGGACTTGCCGACCGCCTTCAGTGATGACGCAGGTGTGGTGATCGAAGGCCAGGTCGCCGGGCACGACGCCCAGTACCACCTGACCCAACTGAGCTTTCCCGGCGGTGAGGTGCTGGTATCGCAGCGCCCTGAAGCCCTGGGCCAACGCCTGCGCTTTCGCGTCCACGCGCGGGATGTGAGCCTGGCACTGGAGCGTGCCGAAGGCAGCAGCATCACCAATCTCCTGCCCGCACGCGTCGAGGCAATGGTTGCAGCCGATACGCCGGCCCACGTATTGATCCGCCTCGATGCCGGCGGCACGCCGCTGCTGGCACGCATCACCCGACGCTCGGCCGACCAGCTGGCCATCACTCCCGGTCAGGCGCTGTGGGCGCAGATCAAGACGGTGGCGCTGCTGGGCTGAGCGGGCTCAAGCCGCGGCCGGTTCCGGCAGCTTGGCGATCACCTTGATCTCGAACTGGAAGCCGTAAAGCCAGGTAACCCCAACGGCTGTCAGCGTCGGGTGCG
This region includes:
- a CDS encoding glutathione peroxidase; the protein is MNITRPLATLVLVFASASVVAAECPALLQHELPKLRSKETVDLCSQFQGKALVVVNTASHCGFTGQFKGLEALYQRYKDDGLEVLGVPSDDFFQEADDEAETAEVCYVNYGVTFSMTQTQPVRGRNATPLFRELAEQAGAAPRWNFYKYVIDREGRVVEYFSSKVKPDDPRLIAAVEKALKR
- the modA gene encoding molybdate ABC transporter substrate-binding protein, which gives rise to MSLFRLFRYAMALLLLPVGDAFAAQVQVAVASNFTAPMQEIAARFEHDTGHQARLAFGASGKFYAQIRNGAPFEVLLSADDTTPGRLEQEGAAVPASRFTYAIGRLVLWSPTAGLVEDGPELLRKGDFRHLAVANPKTAPYGAAAQATLAHLGLAETLRGRLVQGENIAQTHQFVASGNAQLGFIALSQVAKNGEIVTGSGWIVPADLHPPIRQEAVLLTKGKDNPAAKALMEYLAQPPIQELIRSFGYGLE
- the modB gene encoding molybdate ABC transporter permease subunit; protein product: MPLDSVDLAAIWLTFKLASVTTLILLLLGTPIAWWLARTTSRMKGPIGAVVALPLVLPPTVLGFYLLVAMGPNGFIGQFTQSLGLGTLPFTFAGLVVGSVFYSLPFVVQPLQNAFEAIGERPLEAAATLRAGPLDTFFSVVLPLARPGFITASILGFAHTVGEFGVVLMIGGNIPGQTRVVSVQIYDHVEAMEYAQAHWLAGGMLLFSFLVLLVLYGSRLKQGWRG
- the modC gene encoding molybdenum ABC transporter ATP-binding protein, encoding MSDAATNSGIQARFRLDYADFSLDVDLQLPGRGVTALFGHSGSGKTTLLRCVAGLERASDGQLTVNGERWQNSTQNVFVPPHRRSIGYVFQEANLFAHLSVQRNLEFGMRRVATRERRVVLDQAVELLGINHLLERMPDRLSGGERQRVGIARALLTSPRLLLMDEPLAALDLKRKNEILPYLERLHDELDIPVLYVSHSPDEVARLADHVVLLEQGRAIAQGELRETLARLDLPTAFSDDAGVVIEGQVAGHDAQYHLTQLSFPGGEVLVSQRPEALGQRLRFRVHARDVSLALERAEGSSITNLLPARVEAMVAADTPAHVLIRLDAGGTPLLARITRRSADQLAITPGQALWAQIKTVALLG